In a single window of the Zea mays cultivar B73 chromosome 5, Zm-B73-REFERENCE-NAM-5.0, whole genome shotgun sequence genome:
- the LOC100382570 gene encoding dual specificity protein kinase YAK1 homolog isoform X1, protein MGIPSAQATSAPSGRDLYVVQEMLGQGTFGQVAKCWDAETNSYVAVKVIKNQPAFYQQAIMEVSLLRLLNEKFDPDDEHHIVRMLDFFLYQNHLCIAFEMLGNNLYELLKRNSLRGLQMKYVRTFSRQILDALIIMKDAGIIHCDLKPENILIAPTVKTAVGVKVIDFGSVCMEGKTIYSYIQSRYYRSPEVLLGYPYTTAIDMWSFGCIVAELYIGLPLFPGASEYDVLCRMIEIIGGQPPDDLLREAKNTGKFFKHVGSIYPSSEARNGASSAYRILSEDEIEARDSKKPKVGRWYFPRGRLDRLIYTYPWKNLSEGNLPETEKADCLALVDFLRGLVEFDPNKRWSPLQASYHPFITGEAFTGPYEPVQETPRIPVGRAAVVDHNPGGGHLLGAGLSPQVGSINRCLRFNNALQPNMPFSYGSSCGSFGSHGSFNDNAGFSYGSYDFNSVDIYNSPMDPSGFNLRSQLGGSFLGSSPHIRRRPHLSHGGGIRLSPGGPGHMSLGASPSQFTPPNSQMQIPTGPNGRYGASPSRGGHGSSLGKVAVVGQYNRRRNQGYPPMPMPPHEHTSQLIQGHQGDGVSTARFGAYAQGNSTYLHNALPNSSHYSWRSQRGSGSGLPLDPSSSRGSFPPTNYYGFPLHSDASADTLPSTSSVSDPADWDLNSSDKSLLQEDRTLSAGLSDLRLIDASGQTNRSSRLAPFQSHDILSSNPSTMNQRNGHLFHASSLGESTHTPGHVTLDGYEHTTYSQRSFPIYRGQPFQQYNNMTSSYIRPMRAHHNGQPVWSNYRLTEPPPTTMGDGMLWGGRGGHSFAASGLPPTLRKDFGRIF, encoded by the exons ATGGGGATTCCGTCTGCTCAAGCAACCTCCGCGCCGTCAGGAAGAGACCT GTATGTTGTCCAAGAAATGCTTGGCCAAGGTACCTTTGGACAGGTTGCGAAATGCTGGGATGCAGAAACTAACAGTTATGTTGCAGTGAAGGTTATAAAGAATCAGCCTGCCTTTTACCAGCAGGCTATCATGGAGGTCTCTTTATTAAGATTG TTAAATGAGAAATTTGATCCTGATGATGAACATCACATTGTCCGGATGCTGGATTTTTTCCTCTACCAAAACCATTTGTGTATAGCCTTTGAAATGCTTGGTAACAACCT GTATGAGCTGTTGAAAAGGAATAGTTTAAGAGGTTTGCAAATGAAATATGTTCGAACTTTCTCAAGACAG ATACTGGATGCCCTGATTATCATGAAAGATGCTGGCATTATTCATTGTGATCTAAAACCAGAAAACATCCTTATAGCTCCAAC TGTAAAAACAGCAGTTGGAGTGAAAGTAATTGATTTTGGATCAGTGTGCATGGAGGGTAAAACCATTTATTCATATATTCAG AGCCGTTATTACAGGTCTCCAGAAGTACTTCTTGGTTATCC ATATACTACTGCCATTGATATGTGGTCATTCGGTTGCATCGTTGCTGAGCTATATATAGGGCTGCCTTTATTTCCTGGTGCATCAGAATATGATGTTCTTTGCCGTATGATTGAGATTATTGG TGGGCAACCACCAGATGATCTGCTACGTGAGGCTAAAAACACTGGGAAATTTTTTAAGCATGTTGGAAGTATCTATCCTAGTAGTGAGGCTCGGAATGGCGCTAGCAGTGCATACAGAATTTTAAGTGAAGATGAGATCGAAGCA AGGGACTCCAAGAAACCGAAGGTTGGGAGATGGTATTTCCCTCGTGGAAGGCTTGACAGACTCATATATACATACCCCTGGAAGAATTTGAGCGAGGGAAACTTGCCAG AGACAGAAAAGGCTGATTGCTTGGCATTAGTTGATTTCTTGAGAGGACTTGTTGAGTTTGATCCTAATAAGAGGTGGTCACCGCTGCAG GCCTCGTATCATCCATTCATCACTGGTGAAGCCTTCACTGGTCCTTACGAGCCTGTTCAGGAGACCCCACGAATT CCTGTTGGACGTGCTGCAGTAGTTGACCACAATCCAGGAGGAGGTCACTTGCTGGGTGCTGGTCTTTCTCCTCAG GTTGGAAGCATTAACAGATGCTTACGATTTAACAACGCTTTGCAACCAAATATGCCTTTTTCATATGGAAGCAGTTGTGGCAGTTTTGGGAGCCATGGTAGCTTTAACGATAATGCTGGCTTTAGCTATGGAAGCTATGATTTTAACAGTGTCGACATATATAATTCACCAATGGATCCTTCTGGGTTTAATTTACGTTCACAACTTGGAGGATCGTTTCTCGGATCTAGCCCACATATTCGACGAAGACCTCATCTCTCACATGGTGGTGGCATTCGGTTAAGCCCTGGTGGTCCAGGGCATATGTCTCTTGGGGCCAGTCCATCACAATTTACACCGCCAAATTCCCAGATGCAAATCCCAACAGGTCCTAATGGAAGGTATGGTGCCTCTCCTTCAAGAGGTGGACATGGCTCTTCGTTGGGAAAGGTTGCTGTTGTAGGCCAATACAATAGGAGGAGGAATCAGGGTTATCCACCTATGCCAATGCCACCACATGAACACACATCTCAACTGATCCAGGGGCACCAAGGAGATGGTGTCAGTACTGCTCGCTTTGGTGCATATGCCCAAGGAAATTCTACCTACCTACATAATGCACTCCCTAATTCTAGTCATTATAGTTGGAGATCGCAAAGGGGATCTGGCAGTGGTTTACCTTTGGACCCTTCTTCTAGCCGTGGTTCTTTTCCACCCACCAATTACTATGGCTTTCCTTTACACTCCGATGCGTCAGCAGATACATTGCCCTCCACCTCATCAGTATCAGATCCAGCCGATTGGGATCTCAACTCTAG TGACAAGTCACTCCTGCAAGAGGACCGAACACTGTCAGCTGGGTTAAGTGATCTTCGCTTGATAGACGCAAGTGGCCAAACAAACAGATCTAGCAGATTGGCTCCTTTCCAAAGTCATGATATTTTAAGTTCAAACCCTTCGACTATGAATCAAAG AAATGGACACCTATTTCATGCATCATCTCTGGGAGAGAGTACACATACTCCAGGTCATGTCACATTGGATGGATACGAACACACAACTTATTCTCAGCGAAGTTTCCCAATCTATCGTGGGCAACCATTTCAGCAGTACAACAACATGACTTCCAGTTACATCCGACCGATGAGGGCTCATCACAATGGTCAGCCTGTCTGGTCTAATTATAGGCTGACAGAACCTCCACCAACTACAATGGGTGACGGAATGCTCTGGG
- the LOC100382570 gene encoding dual specificity protein kinase YAK1 homolog isoform X2 codes for MLGQGTFGQVAKCWDAETNSYVAVKVIKNQPAFYQQAIMEVSLLRLLNEKFDPDDEHHIVRMLDFFLYQNHLCIAFEMLGNNLYELLKRNSLRGLQMKYVRTFSRQILDALIIMKDAGIIHCDLKPENILIAPTVKTAVGVKVIDFGSVCMEGKTIYSYIQSRYYRSPEVLLGYPYTTAIDMWSFGCIVAELYIGLPLFPGASEYDVLCRMIEIIGGQPPDDLLREAKNTGKFFKHVGSIYPSSEARNGASSAYRILSEDEIEARDSKKPKVGRWYFPRGRLDRLIYTYPWKNLSEGNLPETEKADCLALVDFLRGLVEFDPNKRWSPLQASYHPFITGEAFTGPYEPVQETPRIPVGRAAVVDHNPGGGHLLGAGLSPQVGSINRCLRFNNALQPNMPFSYGSSCGSFGSHGSFNDNAGFSYGSYDFNSVDIYNSPMDPSGFNLRSQLGGSFLGSSPHIRRRPHLSHGGGIRLSPGGPGHMSLGASPSQFTPPNSQMQIPTGPNGRYGASPSRGGHGSSLGKVAVVGQYNRRRNQGYPPMPMPPHEHTSQLIQGHQGDGVSTARFGAYAQGNSTYLHNALPNSSHYSWRSQRGSGSGLPLDPSSSRGSFPPTNYYGFPLHSDASADTLPSTSSVSDPADWDLNSSDKSLLQEDRTLSAGLSDLRLIDASGQTNRSSRLAPFQSHDILSSNPSTMNQRNGHLFHASSLGESTHTPGHVTLDGYEHTTYSQRSFPIYRGQPFQQYNNMTSSYIRPMRAHHNGQPVWSNYRLTEPPPTTMGDGMLWGGRGGHSFAASGLPPTLRKDFGRIF; via the exons ATGCTTGGCCAAGGTACCTTTGGACAGGTTGCGAAATGCTGGGATGCAGAAACTAACAGTTATGTTGCAGTGAAGGTTATAAAGAATCAGCCTGCCTTTTACCAGCAGGCTATCATGGAGGTCTCTTTATTAAGATTG TTAAATGAGAAATTTGATCCTGATGATGAACATCACATTGTCCGGATGCTGGATTTTTTCCTCTACCAAAACCATTTGTGTATAGCCTTTGAAATGCTTGGTAACAACCT GTATGAGCTGTTGAAAAGGAATAGTTTAAGAGGTTTGCAAATGAAATATGTTCGAACTTTCTCAAGACAG ATACTGGATGCCCTGATTATCATGAAAGATGCTGGCATTATTCATTGTGATCTAAAACCAGAAAACATCCTTATAGCTCCAAC TGTAAAAACAGCAGTTGGAGTGAAAGTAATTGATTTTGGATCAGTGTGCATGGAGGGTAAAACCATTTATTCATATATTCAG AGCCGTTATTACAGGTCTCCAGAAGTACTTCTTGGTTATCC ATATACTACTGCCATTGATATGTGGTCATTCGGTTGCATCGTTGCTGAGCTATATATAGGGCTGCCTTTATTTCCTGGTGCATCAGAATATGATGTTCTTTGCCGTATGATTGAGATTATTGG TGGGCAACCACCAGATGATCTGCTACGTGAGGCTAAAAACACTGGGAAATTTTTTAAGCATGTTGGAAGTATCTATCCTAGTAGTGAGGCTCGGAATGGCGCTAGCAGTGCATACAGAATTTTAAGTGAAGATGAGATCGAAGCA AGGGACTCCAAGAAACCGAAGGTTGGGAGATGGTATTTCCCTCGTGGAAGGCTTGACAGACTCATATATACATACCCCTGGAAGAATTTGAGCGAGGGAAACTTGCCAG AGACAGAAAAGGCTGATTGCTTGGCATTAGTTGATTTCTTGAGAGGACTTGTTGAGTTTGATCCTAATAAGAGGTGGTCACCGCTGCAG GCCTCGTATCATCCATTCATCACTGGTGAAGCCTTCACTGGTCCTTACGAGCCTGTTCAGGAGACCCCACGAATT CCTGTTGGACGTGCTGCAGTAGTTGACCACAATCCAGGAGGAGGTCACTTGCTGGGTGCTGGTCTTTCTCCTCAG GTTGGAAGCATTAACAGATGCTTACGATTTAACAACGCTTTGCAACCAAATATGCCTTTTTCATATGGAAGCAGTTGTGGCAGTTTTGGGAGCCATGGTAGCTTTAACGATAATGCTGGCTTTAGCTATGGAAGCTATGATTTTAACAGTGTCGACATATATAATTCACCAATGGATCCTTCTGGGTTTAATTTACGTTCACAACTTGGAGGATCGTTTCTCGGATCTAGCCCACATATTCGACGAAGACCTCATCTCTCACATGGTGGTGGCATTCGGTTAAGCCCTGGTGGTCCAGGGCATATGTCTCTTGGGGCCAGTCCATCACAATTTACACCGCCAAATTCCCAGATGCAAATCCCAACAGGTCCTAATGGAAGGTATGGTGCCTCTCCTTCAAGAGGTGGACATGGCTCTTCGTTGGGAAAGGTTGCTGTTGTAGGCCAATACAATAGGAGGAGGAATCAGGGTTATCCACCTATGCCAATGCCACCACATGAACACACATCTCAACTGATCCAGGGGCACCAAGGAGATGGTGTCAGTACTGCTCGCTTTGGTGCATATGCCCAAGGAAATTCTACCTACCTACATAATGCACTCCCTAATTCTAGTCATTATAGTTGGAGATCGCAAAGGGGATCTGGCAGTGGTTTACCTTTGGACCCTTCTTCTAGCCGTGGTTCTTTTCCACCCACCAATTACTATGGCTTTCCTTTACACTCCGATGCGTCAGCAGATACATTGCCCTCCACCTCATCAGTATCAGATCCAGCCGATTGGGATCTCAACTCTAG TGACAAGTCACTCCTGCAAGAGGACCGAACACTGTCAGCTGGGTTAAGTGATCTTCGCTTGATAGACGCAAGTGGCCAAACAAACAGATCTAGCAGATTGGCTCCTTTCCAAAGTCATGATATTTTAAGTTCAAACCCTTCGACTATGAATCAAAG AAATGGACACCTATTTCATGCATCATCTCTGGGAGAGAGTACACATACTCCAGGTCATGTCACATTGGATGGATACGAACACACAACTTATTCTCAGCGAAGTTTCCCAATCTATCGTGGGCAACCATTTCAGCAGTACAACAACATGACTTCCAGTTACATCCGACCGATGAGGGCTCATCACAATGGTCAGCCTGTCTGGTCTAATTATAGGCTGACAGAACCTCCACCAACTACAATGGGTGACGGAATGCTCTGGG
- the LOC100382570 gene encoding Dual specificity protein kinase YAK1 homolog: MEEPGREGDSPGPPWAPSESSAFRAFVTAVGERAVASPSGSDNGDSVCSSNLRAVRKRPFVARLTTYIIQTFEKCNPEFKYSESLNPKRFLTNPAVPVHNHGLDNANSDLILYVNLELLNKKSSRRYVVQEMLGQGTFGQVAKCWDAETNSYVAVKVIKNQPAFYQQAIMEVSLLRLLNEKFDPDDEHHIVRMLDFFLYQNHLCIAFEMLGNNLYELLKRNSLRGLQMKYVRTFSRQILDALIIMKDAGIIHCDLKPENILIAPTVKTAVGVKVIDFGSVCMEGKTIYSYIQSRYYRSPEVLLGYPYTTAIDMWSFGCIVAELYIGLPLFPGASEYDVLCRMIEIIGGQPPDDLLREAKNTGKFFKHVGSIYPSSEARNGASSAYRILSEDEIEARDSKKPKVGRWYFPRGRLDRLIYTYPWKNLSEGNLPETEKADCLALVDFLRGLVEFDPNKRWSPLQASYHPFITGEAFTGPYEPVQETPRIPVGRAAVVDHNPGGGHLLGAGLSPQVGSINRCLRFNNALQPNMPFSYGSSCGSFGSHGSFNDNAGFSYGSYDFNSVDIYNSPMDPSGFNLRSQLGGSFLGSSPHIRRRPHLSHGGGIRLSPGGPGHMSLGASPSQFTPPNSQMQIPTGPNGRYGASPSRGGHGSSLGKVAVVGQYNRRRNQGYPPMPMPPHEHTSQLIQGHQGDGVSTARFGAYAQGNSTYLHNALPNSSHYSWRSQRGSGSGLPLDPSSSRGSFPPTNYYGFPLHSDASADTLPSTSSVSDPADWDLNSSDKSLLQEDRTLSAGLSDLRLIDASGQTNRSSRLAPFQSHDILSSNPSTMNQRNGHLFHASSLGESTHTPGHVTLDGYEHTTYSQRSFPIYRGQPFQQYNNMTSSYIRPMRAHHNGQPVWSNYRLTEPPPTTMGDGMLWGGRGGHSFAASGLPPTLRKDFGRIF, encoded by the exons ATGGAGGAACCTGGGAGGGAGGGGGATTCCCCCGGGCCGCCGTGGGCGCCAAGTGAGTCCTCAGCTTTCCGGGCGTTCGTTACGGCGGTGGGGGAGCGGGCGGTGGCGTCGCCTTCAGGCTCGGACAATGGGGATTCCGTCTGCTCAAGCAACCTCCGCGCCGTCAGGAAGAGACCT TTTGTTGCAAGATTAACCACATATATCATCCAAACTTTTGAAAAATGCAATCCTGAGTTTAAGTACTCAGAGTCACTAAACCCCAAGCGCTTTCTCACCAATCCCGCAGTTCCTGTTCACAACCATGGTCTTGACAATGCAAACTCTGATCTCATATTGTATGTCAACCTGGAACTGCTTAATAAAAAGTCAAGCCGGAG GTATGTTGTCCAAGAAATGCTTGGCCAAGGTACCTTTGGACAGGTTGCGAAATGCTGGGATGCAGAAACTAACAGTTATGTTGCAGTGAAGGTTATAAAGAATCAGCCTGCCTTTTACCAGCAGGCTATCATGGAGGTCTCTTTATTAAGATTG TTAAATGAGAAATTTGATCCTGATGATGAACATCACATTGTCCGGATGCTGGATTTTTTCCTCTACCAAAACCATTTGTGTATAGCCTTTGAAATGCTTGGTAACAACCT GTATGAGCTGTTGAAAAGGAATAGTTTAAGAGGTTTGCAAATGAAATATGTTCGAACTTTCTCAAGACAG ATACTGGATGCCCTGATTATCATGAAAGATGCTGGCATTATTCATTGTGATCTAAAACCAGAAAACATCCTTATAGCTCCAAC TGTAAAAACAGCAGTTGGAGTGAAAGTAATTGATTTTGGATCAGTGTGCATGGAGGGTAAAACCATTTATTCATATATTCAG AGCCGTTATTACAGGTCTCCAGAAGTACTTCTTGGTTATCC ATATACTACTGCCATTGATATGTGGTCATTCGGTTGCATCGTTGCTGAGCTATATATAGGGCTGCCTTTATTTCCTGGTGCATCAGAATATGATGTTCTTTGCCGTATGATTGAGATTATTGG TGGGCAACCACCAGATGATCTGCTACGTGAGGCTAAAAACACTGGGAAATTTTTTAAGCATGTTGGAAGTATCTATCCTAGTAGTGAGGCTCGGAATGGCGCTAGCAGTGCATACAGAATTTTAAGTGAAGATGAGATCGAAGCA AGGGACTCCAAGAAACCGAAGGTTGGGAGATGGTATTTCCCTCGTGGAAGGCTTGACAGACTCATATATACATACCCCTGGAAGAATTTGAGCGAGGGAAACTTGCCAG AGACAGAAAAGGCTGATTGCTTGGCATTAGTTGATTTCTTGAGAGGACTTGTTGAGTTTGATCCTAATAAGAGGTGGTCACCGCTGCAG GCCTCGTATCATCCATTCATCACTGGTGAAGCCTTCACTGGTCCTTACGAGCCTGTTCAGGAGACCCCACGAATT CCTGTTGGACGTGCTGCAGTAGTTGACCACAATCCAGGAGGAGGTCACTTGCTGGGTGCTGGTCTTTCTCCTCAG GTTGGAAGCATTAACAGATGCTTACGATTTAACAACGCTTTGCAACCAAATATGCCTTTTTCATATGGAAGCAGTTGTGGCAGTTTTGGGAGCCATGGTAGCTTTAACGATAATGCTGGCTTTAGCTATGGAAGCTATGATTTTAACAGTGTCGACATATATAATTCACCAATGGATCCTTCTGGGTTTAATTTACGTTCACAACTTGGAGGATCGTTTCTCGGATCTAGCCCACATATTCGACGAAGACCTCATCTCTCACATGGTGGTGGCATTCGGTTAAGCCCTGGTGGTCCAGGGCATATGTCTCTTGGGGCCAGTCCATCACAATTTACACCGCCAAATTCCCAGATGCAAATCCCAACAGGTCCTAATGGAAGGTATGGTGCCTCTCCTTCAAGAGGTGGACATGGCTCTTCGTTGGGAAAGGTTGCTGTTGTAGGCCAATACAATAGGAGGAGGAATCAGGGTTATCCACCTATGCCAATGCCACCACATGAACACACATCTCAACTGATCCAGGGGCACCAAGGAGATGGTGTCAGTACTGCTCGCTTTGGTGCATATGCCCAAGGAAATTCTACCTACCTACATAATGCACTCCCTAATTCTAGTCATTATAGTTGGAGATCGCAAAGGGGATCTGGCAGTGGTTTACCTTTGGACCCTTCTTCTAGCCGTGGTTCTTTTCCACCCACCAATTACTATGGCTTTCCTTTACACTCCGATGCGTCAGCAGATACATTGCCCTCCACCTCATCAGTATCAGATCCAGCCGATTGGGATCTCAACTCTAG TGACAAGTCACTCCTGCAAGAGGACCGAACACTGTCAGCTGGGTTAAGTGATCTTCGCTTGATAGACGCAAGTGGCCAAACAAACAGATCTAGCAGATTGGCTCCTTTCCAAAGTCATGATATTTTAAGTTCAAACCCTTCGACTATGAATCAAAG AAATGGACACCTATTTCATGCATCATCTCTGGGAGAGAGTACACATACTCCAGGTCATGTCACATTGGATGGATACGAACACACAACTTATTCTCAGCGAAGTTTCCCAATCTATCGTGGGCAACCATTTCAGCAGTACAACAACATGACTTCCAGTTACATCCGACCGATGAGGGCTCATCACAATGGTCAGCCTGTCTGGTCTAATTATAGGCTGACAGAACCTCCACCAACTACAATGGGTGACGGAATGCTCTGGG